A region of the Apium graveolens cultivar Ventura chromosome 6, ASM990537v1, whole genome shotgun sequence genome:
tctATTTTGCATAAGAAAGCTAATTTTGTTAGTAAATTTCATTATTCATGGCAGCaagtatatatttataatatttgtATATGTACCGTAATCCCCCCCCTCCAATCCCCATATTTTTTTTGTCGAATCCACGTATCCCTGCACTATGCACCCGCATCCCCGCACCCGTATCCTTGCTTCTTAGCTTGGGGGTAAAAGAGTTTGACTGTGATTTTAATGACGTTAGCCATCTCACATGCTACAATGCTGGAGATATAAGAATGACATTAGTCACATTCTAAGAGTATTATTCTAATTGTAATTGCTCACAGGACGTCTCGATGAAGATAATGTCATTTTCTCAGCAAGGGTCGAGAGCTATATGTATTCTTGCAGCAAATGGTGCCGTTTCAAATGTTACTCTTCGGCAGCCTAATTCTTCTGGGGGCACTTTAACCTATGAGGTGTGCATTACTTGTAATTTAACAAACATAAATTTTCATGGTATATTAGTAACACTGCGATTTATGCAATGCTCCGAGACTCTTAATATTGCTCCAAAGTGTGGTGAAAGTAGTCATATGCTCTACATTTGTTCATATAACTATTCTGTCTCCAATAATATATTTCGAAGGGTACTTTGTAGAGAACCATATGCTTTTGTCTTCTACAACTGCTTCTCTGCGAGAAAATTTGCAGTAAAAGTTATGATGCATGAAAAAATCTGAAAGTTTCATATGATAAGAAGTTTCCCGTTAGCAGTTAAATCAGAAGAAAGAATAGTAAGTGGTGCACCATTACGATATTTTGTTGAATTATGAAAGAGTGATATTATTTTTTTGTCATACAGTATAATATAATGATAGATGATGTTTTTATTATGAAGTAGTATACCTTGGAAAGACATCTGTTTCAAGTAAATAGTTTTTAGTATGGAAGAGTgatatttttgttttgtttctcCCATGATAAAGATTTATAGGACATCTGTTCCAAGGAAATCAAAATACACCAAGGGGTCTGATGAATTCTAGAAGAAAATTCTGTGAAGGATCATATATTTCAGGAAATTATTTATCAGAGATTAATATTATATGCTTTTTGCAGGGACGTTTTGAGATCCTTTCTTTGTCTGGGTCCTTTAGGCCTACTGATAGTGGGGGAGCAAAGAGCATAACTGGTGGTATGAGTGTCTCCTTGGCAGGCCCAGATGGACGCGTCATGGGCGGTGGACTTGCTGGTTTGTTAGTAGCTGCTGGTCCTGTTCAGGTTAGACAATCCTTAAGATTAGGGAAAGAGAAAAAGGTTTTTTTTTTTCTTATATAGGTGGAGGGTTGTAAGGGACTTCATAAGATATATGTGGCTGATAAGTTTCTTTGTACATGATCCCAAATTGAATCCAGGGGATTGGGGACattgttttatttatttggtTTTGTGATTTTCATGTTAAAAGTGAATGTGCGAGGAAAACAAAGAATTTGAAATGTTTAATGTGTAGTCACTGCACGTTACTGACTAAAATCTTTGGTGTATCAGGTTGTAATTGGCAGCTTTATTCCTGGCTATCAGCAGGAGCAAAAGCCAAAAAAACAGAGATCCGAATTTGCACCAACTATTTCCCCTATCCCTGCTGCTAATCATGTTTATGCAGGAAGTACTGATGCAATTTATACTGGTCCGCTGAGAAGCATCACCCCTGCTTCATATCATGGAGTCAATGGAAGTGCTGGTAACTTTGTTAGTGGCCCAACAATTGTAGCTGTTGAGAATAATATGTCCTTGCCCAGAGAAGGCCTTCCTGTTGTAGCAGCTGAAAATAGCATATCTATGGCTGGAGATGGCCAAACTATCGCTGCCGAAAATAACGGATCTAAGCCAGGAGAAACAGAAAAACTCAGTCCATCAAAGTGCATGGTTTCATGCTGATCTACTGCAATCTGTATCTTAGTTCTTTTGGGTAGCTTAAGTATCAACCCTTGAAGACCCCCAAAACCCCCATGCCGAACAGGCTAGTTATCGTCAGAGACAAAACTAGGTTTGTTTTCAGGTTGGTTTAACCCACAATATCTACTACTTTTCTTTTAGCGTAGGACTTCAGATGGCAAATTCTCCTTTAGCTGTAGCGACTGTTTGCTGTCTGATGTTGTCGATGTAGAATTTAGATGTCTCTGGTACTTTGTTTTACTTTCCTGACTCGCTTATATCAGGATGGTTGAAAATCGAATTTTATATATTTTAGCCGTGTGGTTTAAACTTATGAACTGCTGTAGTTGAACGAGGTTTGTTAGCATGTATGATGCTCGTATCTTCTAGGGTATTATTTTTACTGCAAGTTTGTTCAGAAGAGTTATTACCTTAGTATACTTTGGATGAAATTATGCATAATGTATGTAATTCATAATGTTTTATACCAAAAGGACAACAAGACTGGAGAACGTAACCAAATTTGAGATTCCTCAAGTTAGCAATAAATAAAAATAGATCAATATTTTTTACGGAGTAAATTGTTATTTTTATACGAAAACTGTTTAAATTTCTATACAATCGAAGTAAATTTCGTCATGCCTCCCGTAAAAAAAAAAGCATTCGTCATGCCTGAATTATTAATTTCGGGGTCAACTTATTTCCGGTTGGTAAGTAAAATTattggtgaatgaaaaagataGATGAAGTACAGTACAACAACCAATTGTTAAATTAGGTCAATTATGTAACAAATGCGAAGtatttatttaatgaatgttTGTTAGACCAGTTATATTCTTTGAAGAAATATTTCTTGCCGAAATTTCATTCggtaaaaaaaaaaataataattcaacacaacagaataaaaatgaattaGTATAACTTGTAAATTTGCAATATGAGAAGTAGGATGTGGCAAGGTGAGATATGCCCACATAATTTTCATTCACTCTAATGATCTCAAAAGCCtttctataaaaataaaattgataaaGCAAATCTGATTTTCGGATTATATTTCTTAAATAATGTTAAATATTATCAAAAACCTTAAGAATTTTGAAGATTTTCATAAAATCGCACAAATAATATTAATCTCAAGATACAAGTTTATTTGAAAAATAAAGACATTCACGTCGACAATAAGTGGTGATTTAAGTATTATATAAATAAGGGTACAAGttgttaaaaaaaattacacTGTCTCTTATATATTTTTTCATACGAGTTTTCATCGACTGAAAACAATATTTTATAGCATAGTTAATAATATTAGAAGTTAAATTTCTCTTCTTAGAACATATTAAACCACAGTTAAGTGACTCACAAATTGGGGTACGTAATAAAATTAAAACTTTTAATGATACACATAAATAAATTATTACAGAAATGTGATCTTTTATCTGATATAGACCTTGGTTGACATCAGATAACAGACAATTGTGCAAGTCAAGTACAAGACATGCCAGTGATTCGCAGCTCAACGATATTTACCAAGTCTTTTCCAAACTTCACGACAAATGAACTACACTTTGTATGGTAAAAGTGACACTGTGCAACAAATATTATTGAAAAACAAAGAACTATTCAGTCTTTAGTGTTACATTCTTACTATTGTACAGAGGTACATAAACTCCCCTGTTAAGAAATGGTTAGACTAAACACAAACAGCATATAAGTGTGTTCATTGGATCACAATAGATTTCTGCAACATCTCACTCTTCCAAGCTTGAGTAGTCTTATCGATAAATGCTTCAATTCTTTCTCTCAGTTCATCATCTTCTTCTTTCCTCCCTACTTCTTCGAAATTTAGCAGGTTTCTGTCTACGCATGGCTCTATGAAACTTCTTGATTCATTCTTATCATTGGATGAAGTATAACTTTTCTTACTTTGAGCAGTCATACCCTTCTCGTTACCACGTGCCAGTTCTTGAGAATGAAGACAAGTACTATCCTCATCACTATTAGTACCTGAAGCTGATTTTGAGCTGCCAATGAGTAAAATGATTATGATCAGATTGCAGAAACAGAAGACGAGAAAAGAATTCGAAGCAACTAAGTTGATCAACTCCAATGTAGAATTGAACATTCTCGCGGTAAGCCAAAGAGAGAGTATATTTCAAAAAAGAGATCAACTCTTGAGAGGCTTAGAGGTTGATGGCGCTAACAAATCCTTTTATAAACAGCTGAGGAAAAACTGTATTATGCAAGCTTTTGCAGTGGACTTTTGAAGAGTACATGATGATAAGGAGTGGTGTGAAAACTGAAAGCTAATGGGGACAATAGGCATATTATATAACATTGCTTGTTCTGTACATACACACACTTCATATATAAAATTAGAAGTCTCCAACACAAACTAAAAGCTGGTATTTACCTCATTATCATAACCCTCCACTATACAAGTCTTGTAATCACCAAATGACCTCACATGGCTACGCCTACTACTTTTTGAGTAGTCCAATTTATACAACTTACACTTTACAGGCTTATATTCCGTGTTTATTCTTTATTTCATCTAGGATGAATAATAACCCATGTAGTGTACTCGAACATAACTTAAACTGTAATAGAAAAACTGCAAGTAGATCAACAAGACACGGTAAACCTTGTACAATTTAAATAAGTAATTAGCAATGAAGTCGATTTCAAAAAACATTGAAGAGACAAAATTTGAACTCAGAAAGCCATACAATACCAACGCAATAATTATAACACTAATTTGCACTAGAACATTCTTGGCTATAAGAATTATGTAAATTTCGACAATGTGCACAATCGTCATCCCTGCTTCCATCAAGCCTTTCTTCTCTTATTCTTCGAGAAACTGCTTTTCTTGAAGCCCCCTATTGTGTCATTTGTGGTTTCAGTCTTACTTTGCTTTTTCATACCTTTCTTCCTTCCGAGTCCATGCTTTGAATTTCTGTAGTCCCTGTTCTTCCTCATCTTATCTGCTTCTTTCTTCCCCTTACCAGTTGGGTCTTTTGCTTTGCCTACAGAAGGATCACTCTCAAATGTACTCTTGTCTTCATCTGCTGAACCTATATCACCATCTTCTTCTGATCCGCTTAAGCCACTTTCTTGCCTCTCCTTCTGCAATTGCCTAGCAgatcttttctcttctttttcctGCTTAGCCTTTTCTCTAAGTTTCTGTGCCTCTACTTCTTTGGCAATTTTCTCGTTTTCCCTTGCCTTCCTTCTCTCCTCAGCCTCCTCAACCCTATTCTTTTCTGCCAGAAGCTGATCCTTGACCTTTTCCAAGTGAGTATCATTTTTCACCATGGCACCGCTATAGCCAGCAGGCGTCAAAAAGGGGCATCCTACAGACTGAAATTTCAGAAAGGCCTCCTTTGTACCCTCCAATGCCTGAGTATAGAAAACAAGTTCTCGTGCCAGGTCATCATTCGCATCCACCTCCTGCTCTTGATTCACATCAAGAGAAAGCTTGTGTATCCAGTCCACATTCTCAGGCCAGCTAATATCTTCCAGCTTATCAAGTAAACCATCCCTGTTGTATATTGCATTTTCCGAAGGTTCACTTAGTCTTATCTCATCTTCCTCATCAAATTCCAACTCAGAATCCGAGGACTCTGTATCTGCATTATTTTCAGCTTCCGCAACAAACACAGCAGCTCTTTTCTGGTGCACCGCCATTTACTATTATCAAGATCAAACCAATAACATACTTTACAAACAAACCCAAAAATCAATTCATAATCACGCAAACATGTAGCACAATAAAATCCACCACATATTGCACCCCAAAAAGAAAGAAAGACTCTTAAATCTTCGCAGATAAAACTTTCAGCCTTCCTACGTTGTATGCATGTTTAAGAAGAAATTTATgcattttctttttaaaaaaaaagaacaAAGGAATTCGCTTAAATCGCTAGGCCATTAAAACTAAAGCTACTCCATCTAACTAATTCTTTTCTGCTAAATATACTTTATCTCATTTTCTCCGCACACACATACACAGACCACTAAAGCACAACAGTACTTATGACATACACGAAAGAGCTACCTAATCTAACATATTCACTAAAACAAGCATATTTAAGTTGCACATAAATTGTTCATTGGATCCAAACAACATTCAAGCTAACAGCGCGTTTATAAAATTTACAGCGAATCAACTTACGAACGAACTTGTAAATAGATATCGAAATGATTTTATAGTCCATAACTTTATCTATCAATTAAATTGAACATATGTATTTAATTTGTTATATGAAACAAGTTATCAATTCATAGTTGTAAGTACATTATTATCAATCAACTATATGTATGAAGCACTTAAAGATACATAAACATATACACACAGCTAATAAATGTGTTCAAGATGAATACTATAACGAGAATCTTACCGGAAAATAGAAGTGACAACCGGAGCTCCGGTAGGTTTAAGAGAGCGAACAAGATTGTTGGTCAGCTTAAACCCTAGTTGGGGATTTAGGTTTAGTTATTGTTCGACTATACTGGGCCGACTTGGGCTGGGCCTAGATGAAAGAGGATTCGTTTTTAATTTGGAAGCAATTTTGTTTTGTTTCAACATAAGACAACAAGATTCAAATCCGATCCgtttcggtttggttcggttcgAGTTCGAGCCCGGATATTAAAAATAAAGATTCATATCCGATCTTTCGGATTTTTTCGGGATTTCGGGTCGGTTTCCGGTTTAATTCGGATATTTTAAAAGtcattaattaaaaataaatatataaatatgttaCTTAACACATTTTCATTGAATGCTAAGAATACAAAAATAGTACTCTATCTATTGTAAATAAATGGTTGAGGTCTTACTTTCCTAAATCTATATTAAACGTTCAACTCAATTATGCGTGCTCGATTGTTTAACTAAAAAATAGTACTATACATATTTATGgtataataaatttaattatcgACAATTATCTAATATATCGGTtataaaatttgaatttaattattcgATGTATATAAACCATGTATTATTGTTATAAAATTATGTAAGATATGAATATTTTATCAGATTTTTTTCGGGTTTCGGGTTCAGATCGAGTTTGAAACAGATTTCGAGTTTCGGGTCGGGTATCGGTTTGGTACAACGAAGATCCAAATCCAGATCCAAACTCTTTTGGTTCTAAAATTAAGGTCCATATCCGGATCCAAATCCAAAAAGTCGGGTTCGGGTATATCCAAACGGATCTACAAGATATTCgtggaaatatatattcatatataaatcttCGAAGGGTTTTATTAAACttcggtaaataaattaaccgactataatccaagaacaacaattttcttgcttctacaaatatttacaaatcaaatcctatacatgATCTACAATTATTTGtccaaggatttaattaccgtGTAACGATATAATGGCCCTAAATAAAATACAAGATTTAAATTGGGCATTATAACGTTTCTCTAGTGAGAAGTTTAACAAATATATAATGTGCTTGAGCTTCTATGTATATCTCTTTGTTTCTTATTTCACCAACTCTTATGTGAGAGATGATGAACATAATAATAATTTCAATTGTAATCCTTCTGCTTCTTTGGTGTAGACTTTATATATCAATTGGATACGTGGTCAATTTTTTACCACATAAATCAATTGATAGATTCAATAAGTTATTGCTGAGATGTTACTTGCGTTCATGGAGGATTTAACACTTGGTTTCTTCAAGGAAAGTATTAAGTTGCGCCCACAATATACCTTATACATTCCACTTGCGCATACTAGCTTACTAGAAGACATTTTGCCTTAATTTTCTTCCTAACTTGTGCCTACTAGGGCACCTAGGGAGATTATGGGCGCCACTTAACCTCACTGGCGACCACAAGACTCATGGGAAGGGTTTTTACCTTAGAAACATGTTGAGTTGCGACCACTCGCTTCCTATGAGGCCTTAGTTGCGACCCTTGCTCCCTTGGAGGTCTTAGATGCGACCCTAGCTCCCTTGGATACTTTAGTTGTGACCCTAGCTCCCCTTGAAAGTGTTTTAGCCTTTAACAAATTGCTAAGTTACGACCCTAGCTCCCTTGGAGACCTTGGTTGTGACCCTAGCTCCCATTGGAAGTGTTTGTGCCTTAGTTTTTTTTCCAAGTTTAGGGATGACAATTTTACCCGACCCGACGGATACCTGATCCGTTTGGATTTAcccgaacccgattttttggatttaaATATGGATCTGGATCTTATATTTAGACCCGAAAAAGCTTGGATATGGATTTGGATCTTAGGTATACCGAACCGATACCCGACCTGAAACCCGAAATCCGTTCCAaacccgatccgaacccgaaaCTCGAAAAAAAACCCGATAGCATATACTTATCTTACATAATTTTATAACAATAATACATGATTTGTATACatcaaatatttaaatataatgtTATAATAGGACGTTGGATAATGATCgattattaaatttattatatttcacgctaatattaaattatctaaatgTACAGAGTACTATTGATTTAGTTAAACAAACGCACACACATGTGTGAGTAGAACTTTAACCTACATTTATGAAAGTAAGACCTCGACCACCACATCAACCCTTTATTGACAATATATAAAGTACCATTTTTGTATTCTTAACATTGAAAAAATGTGTTACCTAACATATttgtataaaaatataaatttctttatttttaagtaattacTTTTAAAGTATCTGAATTAAACGCGAATTGTCCTAAAACCCGAAAAAAATCCGATAGACCGAATTTGGATCTTTGTTTTTAATATCCGGACCGGAACCCGATCTGAACCGAAACATAACAGATCGATTTGGTATCTTACGAAATCCGATCCGATCCGACCCATTTCCATCCTTACCAAAGTTGCAACTACAAGGAACAACATGCATTTCTGAGATAGTTTCTTTTCCCATTTCTTCCCTATTGCTCCTACTAGGTCAAAACTAATTCCGGTACTTAGTTTTTGAGTTGTACTTCAATGTTTTTACTCCTACTAAGCAATAGAATGGTCTCAGTGACTCCTACTACAAtgtagtgatcactttgactttGTTTCTGTAGACGCTTTAACCCTTAAATTGTCCCGTCTTTAAGTCTTCTCTCCGAGTCTTCGTATAAAACATATAACCTTCATATTATGATAtgaatcctcacttaacaattcTTTTAATGATAATACTTAAATTCCTTTCACGAACCACTGACGCATAGTGCAACTAGTatggttcacagatgactaacttcaattcaggtcttcgtaatatatccttgattacattgtttatcttgcaacaactttatcgcttcaaacactgactattaataaataattatactttcactggaatcttttcaggtacttagacaatgtcttcattgctactacaatcttaaatacttcattcactattcttcactgacgcttgaacatataaatgaactcctttcagtgagtataacttcaagaatGCAGAAGTCATTTTTAACCTTcgtctataccctgtcttcaattcttcagattcctatgcttcaaacaccgtctatcttcaatcaatgctaatacaTTGAAACCTTATTGTGGCACTGTCATACTGAAATCTTAACAcatctgaaaccctgaaagtatttaaccttattcttcactgaggtatgaacatattaatgaatttctttcagtgacctgtaatCAGGCTTCAAAACTTCTTCTAATATTTTGATTCCTTGTATTTACCTTATCTTGatttcttcctgatttcttgtgtagacgtagtattatttaCCTGTCATGTTCTATTGTTGAGTTATCACATCTACTGTTCATACAGCTTCACAATCTCATCAACAATCTTCCcttatttgattgttaaacctaaaaaacaaattaatagagaggataactcaattAACAACTAGAAAAAGCAAAGTACcgggacttgtaaataatgctactggttttctggatcaaattctgcatttccagatttcttgagtaactgaaatgaaagatgcttgttcctctatcactgaactgatcttcaagtagtctCATCTTCATATTATTGGTTCTTTAAATCTCTGCAAGATAACtattctcagtcttgaagtaatcatcagcaacTTCTGTTGTACTACTATATTTCCTTATCTGAAAAGCATATATCTCTCGTGCTTCTCCCATATGAGAGATGACTCTTCCCCCTAAAGAAAATAACCATTATGAAGAACGGTGATGAACCAATACCACTTCTTCttatcactaggaaatcacctttgTCTAACACTTCTTCTGTTCAATAGGATATCCATAATATAGAACaatggtgtagtgtacatttgCTTTACCTTTACTTTTTCCTGCcacttctcccccttagttgaggaatccttcAATATTTCTTATGTTACACTTCTTCTCCTCAAAATAAGAGAAGAAGGTATTTTGTTGTCTGAATGAATTCTCATATAGCACTTGGTTAAAAAAGAAGTAGCAAGTTATTATCTAATCAACGATGCCCCTTAAATACTGCAATAATGGCTTCACAGTTGATCATCATGTTAACCAAGCTTCCTGAcatccttatacctcccaactgttaACATAATTGTTAGGCCCCAACTATTCGATTACAATATGTAATTGTTAGGTTCCTAAGTGTTAGGTCCCAGTCATAAGCAGATTTGAGTCCCTGAAGTATAGAGTTGGATCCCTAAGAATCATCTTCTGAAAGATGGAACATTACGAACCATGTTTAGGGAAAGGGAATTAGAtttggtgtttctctttcttcctcactatgagtgtgtgattctgttttgtgtacctcacaagtgtttcactcttctctccactcgtatttacactcattctcacaagtgtatctgttggtgagactacgtagctgtatgaacagttacgtgataactcaacacgttaacaacactagaataggacaggttaataatactacgtctacacaagaaatcaggaagaatgaagacaaggcaaatacaaagaatcagaagattagaagaaggctggAAGTCTGTTTACAgttatttattgacagtcagtgtctgaagtgataaagttgaggcaagcttaacaatgtaatcaaggctataatacgaagacctgaatcagagctagtcgtctgtgaaccagaccagttgcactaggcgtcagcgtttcatgaaaggaatctgagtattatcatgagaacgattgttaagtgaggattcgtatCAGGGAACACATGTTTTATGATTCAGACGAagactcaagagagaagacttAAAGATGGGACAATTCAAGGAATGTAATGCTCTACAGATCCTAAGTCAAGGTaatcactaccttgtagtaggaaTCATCCTGATCAATATATTGATCTTCAGAAGCAATATCCTGGATGTACAGTTCAATATTTCAGTACAGGAACTGATCTTGACTTAGTGTGATACTCATGGAATAAATGAGAGCAAGAATAATTTCACAAGTGCAGTTTTTATCcctctggtcgccatagagaagtGGAGTAAATTTTTATAAGGAAAAAAATCCCTCTGCTCCCCTCTTGTCGTCATAGAGAAGTAGAGTAAatttttttctaaggcaaaaactcCCTCTGCTCCCCTCTTGTCGCCATAGAGAAGTAGAgtgaattttttctaaggcaaaaactcCCTCTACTCCCCTCTTGTCGCCATAGAGAAGTAGAgtgaattttttctaaggcaaaaactcCCTCTGCTCCCCTCTTGTCGCCATAGAGAAGTAGAgtgaattttttctaaggcaaaaacacCCTCTACTACCCTCTTGTCGCCATAGAGAAGTAGAgtgaattttttctaaggcaaaaactcTCTCTGCTCCCCTCTTGTCGCCATAGAGAAGTAGAgtgaattttttctaaggcaaaaactcCCTCTGCTCCCCTCTTGTCGCCATAGAGAAGTAGAGtgaatttttctaaggcaaaaacacCCTCTGCTCCCCTCTTGTCACCATAGAGAAGTAGAGtgaatttttctaaggcaaaattTACACTCTATACACTCTAGTCACCACAGAGAAATTGAGTtgaatttttctaaggcaaaattCACTCTTGGTCACCACAGAGCTTAAAGTACCAGTTGTCACCACAGAAATCTCAGCCACATATTTATTGTATAAagactacactttgcagcagatctGAATAGTTCTGTTTATcatcttctccaacaaaaagagagctgataaaacaagaagcggagatttatagagaagctccggcaccttgaatatccgtttaacttctcaccgaagtaacgttataatgcccgatttaattcttgtatattcataggggcattataatcgttacccggtaattaaattctagtacaaacaaaagctagattattgtataggatttgatttgtaaatctttgtagtagctaataactttgttgttcttagattgtagccggttaatttgtttaccggagtgtagcaacaccctcgaggatttatatacgaatatatatttccccgaatacTTTGTATTCCTCctttttattgttccaaacactattcctctcaagaacacgaaaccacaaactgagcactaaatattttatccgctaaagatttgaaagaatttttaatttagtgattatcgtattcaaccccccttctacgataattcgggacctaacagtatcattcctctcatagctccaaaaatccagttgtacctacgaggaaatcaccttagccatccttaaggaggtcacaggtggaGAAATGGGAtttcgcaaatccccatccttgttagactcgtcagataaatctaAGTCATAAACTACAAGTTGCTAATTTCCTGTta
Encoded here:
- the LOC141668503 gene encoding putative rRNA-processing protein EBP2 homolog; translated protein: MAVHQKRAAVFVAEAENNADTESSDSELEFDEEDEIRLSEPSENAIYNRDGLLDKLEDISWPENVDWIHKLSLDVNQEQEVDANDDLARELVFYTQALEGTKEAFLKFQSVGCPFLTPAGYSGAMVKNDTHLEKVKDQLLAEKNRVEEAEERRKARENEKIAKEVEAQKLREKAKQEKEEKRSARQLQKERQESGLSGSEEDGDIGSADEDKSTFESDPSVGKAKDPTGKGKKEADKMRKNRDYRNSKHGLGRKKGMKKQSKTETTNDTIGGFKKSSFSKNKRRKA
- the LOC141667562 gene encoding AT-hook motif nuclear-localized protein 7-like, with protein sequence MEGKDDVQMAPRTENIIHFGTESPPVPAPVVAPEGVAVAGETTVSTEGKKKRGRPRKYGPDGALALSPMPISASIPLSGGEYPTWKTKKEKPIDLYMKKHRMEYGSPQGEKEAYTAGANFTPHIITVNAGEDVSMKIMSFSQQGSRAICILAANGAVSNVTLRQPNSSGGTLTYEGRFEILSLSGSFRPTDSGGAKSITGGMSVSLAGPDGRVMGGGLAGLLVAAGPVQVVIGSFIPGYQQEQKPKKQRSEFAPTISPIPAANHVYAGSTDAIYTGPLRSITPASYHGVNGSAGNFVSGPTIVAVENNMSLPREGLPVVAAENSISMAGDGQTIAAENNGSKPGETEKLSPSKCMVSC